In Nocardia yunnanensis, one DNA window encodes the following:
- a CDS encoding short-chain dehydrogenase/reductase, producing MDLRLAGNTALITGASAGIGAEIARTLAAEGCHLHLAARSKDRLEELAETLRAEHGVRVVAHPVDLRAATDLARLAEAVGAPDILVNNAGDVPAGNLAAVDAATWRHAWELKVFGYIDLSRSVYAAMKQRGRGVIVNVIGSAGERHDPEYIAGSTANAALMAFTRALGSGSWRDGIRVVGINPGPVATARITALMDTNPNFARMAVHMPFGRPAHPREIADMAAFLASERSGYTTGTIVTIDGGLSV from the coding sequence ATGGACTTGAGACTGGCCGGCAACACCGCACTGATCACGGGCGCTTCGGCGGGCATCGGGGCGGAGATCGCGCGCACCCTGGCCGCCGAGGGCTGTCACCTGCACCTGGCCGCGCGCAGCAAGGACCGGCTCGAGGAGCTCGCCGAAACGCTGCGCGCCGAGCACGGGGTGCGGGTGGTCGCCCATCCGGTGGATCTGCGCGCGGCGACCGACCTCGCGCGGCTGGCCGAGGCGGTCGGCGCACCCGACATCCTGGTCAACAATGCCGGTGACGTTCCCGCCGGAAATCTGGCCGCCGTCGACGCGGCGACCTGGCGGCATGCCTGGGAGCTCAAGGTCTTCGGATACATCGACCTGAGTCGCAGCGTGTACGCGGCCATGAAGCAGCGCGGGCGCGGAGTGATCGTGAACGTCATCGGCTCGGCGGGCGAGCGGCACGATCCCGAGTACATCGCGGGCAGCACCGCCAATGCGGCGCTGATGGCGTTCACTCGCGCCCTGGGCAGCGGCAGCTGGCGCGACGGCATCCGGGTGGTGGGCATCAATCCGGGCCCGGTGGCGACCGCGCGGATCACCGCACTCATGGACACCAATCCCAACTTCGCGCGGATGGCCGTGCACATGCCCTTCGGCCGCCCCGCGCACCCCCGCGAAATCGCCGATATGGCAGCGTTTCTCGCCTCGGAGCGGTCCGGCTACACCACCGGCACCATCGTCACGATCGACGGCGGCCTGAGCGTTTAG
- a CDS encoding TetR/AcrR family transcriptional regulator gives MGARDRLIDSAIALMRCNGIAGTGIAQLLEHSGISRRSIYLNFPGGKSELVAEATRAAGQASSALMRTVLASTDLASAIAAFPDMWRETLISTDFAAGCPIVAAALGRAESAEAADVAGETFTEWEAIIAERLEAEQVEPAPARSLATTIVAAVEGAVVLSLATRSTGPLERVGKELSDLVALHTGKKTSVA, from the coding sequence ATGGGTGCCCGCGACCGCCTCATCGACAGCGCCATCGCCCTGATGCGCTGCAATGGCATCGCCGGGACCGGCATCGCCCAGCTGCTCGAGCACAGCGGCATCTCGCGCCGGTCCATCTACCTGAACTTCCCCGGCGGCAAATCCGAACTGGTCGCCGAGGCCACCCGGGCCGCCGGACAGGCATCCAGCGCCCTCATGCGGACCGTCCTCGCGAGCACCGACCTGGCCAGCGCCATCGCGGCCTTCCCGGACATGTGGCGGGAAACCCTGATCTCCACCGACTTCGCCGCGGGCTGCCCGATCGTCGCCGCCGCCCTCGGACGCGCCGAATCGGCGGAGGCCGCGGACGTGGCGGGGGAGACCTTCACCGAGTGGGAGGCCATCATCGCCGAGCGGCTCGAGGCCGAACAGGTCGAGCCCGCTCCTGCGCGCTCGTTGGCCACCACCATCGTGGCGGCCGTGGAGGGCGCGGTGGTGCTGTCGCTGGCGACCCGGTCGACCGGGCCCCTGGAACGCGTCGGCAAGGAGCTGTCCGATCTGGTCGCCCTGCACACCGGCAAGAAGACCTCGGTCGCCTAA
- a CDS encoding glutamate-5-semialdehyde dehydrogenase has product MTAPTTTDRDAVREVVHDSARRARVASRTLAQLTTAQKDAALHAAADALLAAKDAVLAANAEDLEIAKAGGTADSLLDRLRLTAARVDGIASGLRQVAGLPDPVGDVVRGSTLPNGLEIRQVRVPLGVVGMVYEARPNVTVDAFGLALKSGNAALLRGSSSAARSNAALVGVLREALAAQGIPADAVQLLPSEDRSSVTHLIQARGLVDVVIPRGGAGLINAVVRDAQVPTIETGTGNCHVFVHRDADLDMAESILINAKTRRPSVCNTAETVLIDRAVAEVAVPRMIKALEDNGVTVHGDLPGLVPATDTDWADEYLSLDIALKVVDDLDAAVEHINEWGTGHTEAIVTADLKAAREFTSRVDAAAVMVNASTAFTDGEQFGFGAEIGISTQKLHARGPMGLPELTSTKWIVWGDGQIRPV; this is encoded by the coding sequence ATGACTGCTCCCACGACGACCGACCGGGACGCCGTCCGCGAGGTGGTGCACGACTCGGCGCGCCGGGCTCGGGTGGCGTCGCGGACCCTGGCCCAGCTCACCACCGCGCAGAAGGACGCCGCCCTGCACGCCGCGGCCGATGCGCTGCTCGCGGCCAAGGATGCCGTGCTCGCCGCCAATGCCGAGGATCTCGAGATCGCCAAGGCGGGCGGCACCGCCGACTCGCTGCTGGATCGGCTGCGGCTGACCGCGGCCCGCGTCGACGGGATCGCCTCGGGGCTGCGGCAGGTGGCCGGGCTGCCGGATCCGGTGGGCGATGTGGTGCGCGGGTCGACGCTGCCCAACGGCCTCGAGATCCGGCAGGTGCGGGTGCCGCTGGGGGTCGTGGGCATGGTGTACGAGGCGCGGCCCAATGTCACCGTCGACGCGTTCGGGCTGGCGTTGAAGTCGGGCAACGCGGCGCTGCTGCGGGGTTCGTCCTCGGCGGCGCGCTCCAATGCGGCGCTGGTCGGGGTGTTGCGGGAAGCGCTGGCGGCGCAAGGGATTCCGGCCGACGCGGTGCAGCTGCTGCCGTCGGAGGATCGTTCCAGCGTCACCCATCTCATTCAGGCCCGCGGCCTGGTGGACGTGGTGATTCCGCGCGGCGGCGCGGGCCTGATCAATGCGGTGGTGCGCGACGCGCAGGTGCCGACCATCGAGACCGGCACCGGCAATTGCCATGTGTTCGTGCACAGGGACGCGGATCTGGACATGGCCGAGTCCATCCTGATCAACGCCAAGACCCGGCGACCGTCGGTGTGCAATACCGCCGAGACGGTGCTCATCGACCGCGCCGTCGCCGAGGTCGCGGTGCCGCGCATGATCAAGGCGCTCGAGGACAACGGCGTCACCGTGCACGGCGACCTGCCGGGCCTGGTGCCCGCCACCGACACCGACTGGGCCGACGAATACCTGTCCCTCGACATCGCTTTGAAGGTCGTCGACGATCTGGACGCGGCGGTCGAGCACATCAACGAGTGGGGCACCGGGCACACCGAGGCCATCGTGACCGCGGATCTGAAAGCGGCCCGCGAGTTCACCTCTCGCGTGGACGCCGCGGCCGTCATGGTCAATGCCTCCACCGCCTTCACCGACGGGGAGCAGTTCGGCTTCGGCGCGGAGATCGGCATCTCCACCCAGAAGCTGCACGCCCGCGGACCCATGGGGCTACCCGAACTGACCTCCACCAAGTGGATCGTGTGGGGCGACGGGCAGATTCGCCCGGTTTAG
- a CDS encoding MFS transporter, with translation MTASIRLSSGTGRWVLLATVLGSGMAMLDATVVNVALPRIGDEFGASMAGLQWTVNAYTLTLAGLILLGGSLGDRYGRKSVFLIGVVWFAVASALCGAAQDVSMLIAARALQGVGGALLTPGSLAIIQASFRPDERARAVGAWSGLGGVAGAIGPFLGGWLVEAAGWRWVFLLNVPLAAVVIAVTARHVPETRDTQAHGRFDVRGAVLAALCLAGVTYALTMAPEHDTGRILVWGSAVAGIAAAVGFVLVERRRSRPDADPSAMLPVDVFASRQFTAINIVTFVMYGAMSVVFFLLVLTLQVVSGFNPIAAGTAMLPVTVLMLLFSARSGALAQRIGPRLPITAGVLLAAAGMLLMTRIGVHTSYLRDVLPAALVFGLGLTLAVAPLTATVLATADERHAGVASGVNNAVARAAGLLSVAAIPPLAGLTGAAYTDPADFGHGFRLAIVTSAILMVAAAALTFLTVRDDALRTAPPACEPECRTFSAVAAPPLEPGHARAPGGAEPD, from the coding sequence ATGACCGCGAGCATCCGGTTGTCCTCGGGCACCGGCAGATGGGTTCTCCTCGCGACCGTCCTCGGTTCGGGGATGGCCATGCTGGACGCCACCGTCGTGAATGTGGCCCTGCCCAGGATCGGCGACGAGTTCGGCGCCTCCATGGCCGGACTGCAGTGGACCGTGAACGCCTACACGCTGACGCTGGCGGGATTGATCCTGCTCGGCGGCTCGCTGGGCGACCGCTACGGACGCAAAAGCGTGTTCCTGATCGGGGTGGTGTGGTTCGCCGTCGCCTCCGCGTTGTGCGGTGCGGCGCAGGATGTCTCGATGCTGATCGCCGCGCGCGCCCTGCAGGGCGTGGGCGGCGCGCTGCTGACTCCCGGATCGCTGGCCATCATCCAGGCCTCCTTCCGGCCCGACGAGCGCGCCCGCGCGGTCGGAGCCTGGTCCGGGCTGGGCGGCGTGGCCGGCGCCATCGGCCCGTTCCTGGGCGGCTGGCTGGTGGAGGCCGCGGGCTGGCGCTGGGTGTTCCTGCTCAATGTCCCGCTGGCCGCCGTCGTGATCGCGGTGACGGCCCGGCACGTGCCCGAAACCCGGGATACGCAGGCGCACGGCCGATTCGACGTGCGGGGCGCGGTGCTGGCGGCGCTGTGCCTGGCCGGCGTCACCTACGCGCTCACCATGGCTCCCGAGCACGACACCGGTCGAATCCTGGTGTGGGGCAGCGCCGTCGCGGGCATCGCGGCCGCGGTCGGTTTCGTGCTGGTGGAGCGGCGACGCTCGCGCCCGGACGCCGATCCCTCGGCCATGCTGCCGGTCGACGTGTTCGCCTCCCGGCAGTTCACCGCCATCAATATCGTCACCTTCGTCATGTACGGCGCGATGAGCGTCGTGTTCTTCCTGCTGGTGCTGACCCTGCAGGTGGTGTCCGGGTTCAACCCCATCGCCGCGGGCACGGCCATGCTCCCGGTCACCGTGCTGATGCTGTTGTTCTCCGCCCGCTCCGGCGCGCTGGCGCAGCGCATCGGCCCGCGCCTGCCGATCACCGCCGGCGTGCTGCTGGCCGCCGCCGGCATGCTGCTCATGACCCGCATCGGCGTGCACACCTCCTACCTGCGCGACGTCCTGCCCGCCGCACTGGTTTTCGGCCTCGGCCTGACCCTGGCGGTGGCCCCGCTGACCGCGACCGTGCTGGCCACCGCCGACGAACGCCACGCCGGGGTGGCCAGCGGGGTCAACAATGCCGTCGCCCGCGCCGCCGGTCTGCTGTCGGTCGCGGCCATCCCGCCCCTGGCCGGTCTCACCGGCGCCGCCTACACCGATCCGGCCGACTTCGGCCACGGCTTCCGCCTGGCCATCGTCACCTCGGCGATTCTGATGGTCGCGGCCGCGGCCCTCACCTTCCTCACCGTCCGCGACGACGCCCTGCGCACCGCGCCGCCTGCCTGCGAGCCCGAATGCAGAACCTTCTCCGCCGTGGCCGCCCCGCCGCTGGAACCCGGCCACGCCCGCGCCCCCGGTGGCGCCGAACCCGACTAA
- a CDS encoding nitroreductase family deazaflavin-dependent oxidoreductase, with protein MPAAHAASPTLHDPLPLASGQVLPNRIMKSALSEGLANADNAPDARLERLYGRWSRGGYGLIVTGNVMVDRRHCGEPGNVAMEDERHLAALTRWARVAKDGGAKVWVQLNHPGRQANPIVTRNRAVAPSAIAMGIPGVPAPRALTEDEIGDIIARFGRAARIAEAAGFDGVQIHGAHGYLVSQFLSPLSNQRTDAWGGDADRRRRFVIEVARSIRAAVSPGFGLGIKLNSADFQRGGFTEDESRAVLEELSGEHVDLFEISGGSYESPAMMGRPRTASASTRAREAYFLDYAETARQAAGGVPIAVTGGFRSHTAMSEALAAGTCDVVGLGRPAAVIPTAAADLLDKRTDALRPPHISLGLPPRLAANGSLKSFDGALDLQWHTDQLHLIGAGKDPDPERSPWLTAVTMLRRNGFDAFRSKRAAAARTAADRAARKFRVERTMGRYVMNPTVRALDKVGIRTAFASEIETVGRKSGAPRRVPVSLLFDDEGAWAICQHGLRSGWGRNIAANANVRVRQGDSWRTGTAVLLPDDDVVARARTFAPHPALAPLARGVIAALESDPVTVRITFTDR; from the coding sequence ATGCCAGCAGCCCATGCCGCGTCGCCGACCCTGCACGATCCCCTGCCGCTGGCCAGCGGACAGGTGCTGCCCAACCGGATCATGAAGTCGGCGCTCAGCGAGGGGCTCGCCAACGCCGACAATGCCCCCGACGCGCGGCTGGAACGACTCTACGGACGCTGGAGCCGCGGCGGGTACGGATTGATCGTCACCGGCAATGTCATGGTCGACCGCCGGCACTGCGGTGAACCCGGCAATGTGGCCATGGAGGACGAACGGCATCTGGCGGCGCTCACCCGCTGGGCCAGGGTCGCCAAGGACGGCGGCGCGAAGGTCTGGGTGCAGCTCAATCACCCTGGGCGGCAGGCCAATCCGATCGTCACCCGCAATCGAGCGGTGGCCCCGTCGGCCATCGCCATGGGCATTCCGGGCGTGCCCGCGCCGCGGGCGCTGACCGAGGACGAGATCGGCGACATCATCGCCCGCTTCGGCCGCGCCGCCCGCATCGCCGAGGCCGCGGGGTTCGACGGGGTGCAGATCCACGGCGCGCACGGCTATCTGGTGTCGCAGTTCCTGTCTCCGCTGTCGAACCAGCGCACCGACGCGTGGGGCGGTGACGCGGATCGGCGGCGGCGCTTCGTGATCGAGGTGGCGCGCAGCATTCGGGCCGCCGTCAGCCCGGGTTTCGGGCTGGGCATCAAGCTCAACTCGGCCGACTTCCAGCGCGGCGGCTTCACCGAGGACGAGTCACGCGCGGTCCTCGAGGAACTCTCCGGCGAGCACGTGGACCTGTTCGAAATCAGCGGCGGCAGTTACGAATCCCCCGCCATGATGGGCCGCCCGCGCACCGCGTCGGCGAGCACTCGCGCCCGCGAGGCGTACTTCCTGGACTACGCCGAGACCGCCCGGCAGGCGGCGGGCGGGGTGCCGATCGCGGTGACCGGCGGCTTCCGCTCGCATACCGCCATGTCCGAGGCGCTGGCCGCCGGGACCTGCGATGTGGTCGGCCTGGGCCGCCCGGCGGCCGTGATCCCCACTGCCGCAGCGGATCTGCTCGACAAGCGCACCGATGCCCTACGGCCCCCGCACATCTCGCTGGGGTTGCCCCCGCGGCTGGCGGCCAATGGCAGCCTGAAGTCCTTCGACGGCGCGCTGGACCTGCAGTGGCACACCGATCAGCTGCATCTGATCGGCGCGGGCAAGGACCCCGATCCGGAGCGCTCGCCCTGGCTGACCGCCGTGACCATGTTGCGCCGCAACGGTTTCGACGCGTTCCGCAGCAAGCGGGCCGCGGCCGCCCGCACGGCCGCCGATCGCGCCGCCCGCAAGTTCCGGGTGGAACGCACCATGGGCCGCTACGTCATGAACCCGACCGTGCGCGCTCTCGACAAGGTCGGCATCCGCACCGCCTTCGCCAGCGAGATCGAAACCGTCGGCCGCAAATCCGGTGCACCGCGCCGTGTCCCGGTCTCCCTGCTCTTCGACGACGAGGGCGCCTGGGCCATCTGCCAGCACGGGCTGCGCTCCGGGTGGGGCCGCAATATCGCCGCCAACGCGAATGTCCGTGTCCGGCAAGGCGACAGCTGGCGCACCGGCACCGCCGTCCTGCTGCCCGACGACGACGTGGTGGCCCGGGCCCGGACCTTCGCTCCGCATCCGGCGCTGGCCCCACTCGCCCGCGGCGTCATCGCCGCCCTGGAAAGCGATCCGGTCACGGTCCGAATCACCTTCACCGATAGGTGA
- a CDS encoding vWA domain-containing protein, which translates to MRAISGGTPAKPVTVPGPTAEHGLQGHLVGFVEALRGRGIPVGPSETVDAGQVLTVLDLMDREALREGLACALLRRTTQRATFDGMFDLWFPAALGERVGAVDVELPVKPDGSVDILELRKMLAELLIQDPSGEQAQQLQALAAQMVEQMGQYQAAGGPSFSAYQTLKDLQPELLVSKILAGLAQGMDNSDFDPAGFDAEVARRTARQRIKDFRGTVEAETRRRVAERIGRDRVATYGVARQAEDADFLRISQTELDELRRSSQRLARVLASRLAARRRRSRRGEIDLRKTIRKSMSTGGVPVNLVTRKPRPGRPDLVLLCDISGSVAGFSSFTMLLVNALREQFSRVRIFAFVDQTDEVTQLFDSKTPLDQLTRRIFTESKVVGIEGHSDYGSALEGLAEKFPDAVTSRTSLLILGDARTNYRDPALDTLRQLVDTAKHAYWLNPEAEKMWGTGDSAADRYADIIEMHECRSARQLTAVVGRLLPI; encoded by the coding sequence ATGCGGGCGATTTCGGGCGGCACGCCCGCCAAACCGGTGACGGTGCCGGGCCCGACCGCCGAGCACGGGCTGCAAGGACATCTGGTCGGGTTCGTGGAAGCCTTGCGCGGCAGGGGAATTCCGGTCGGGCCGTCCGAAACCGTGGACGCCGGACAGGTTCTCACCGTGCTGGACCTGATGGACCGGGAAGCGTTGCGCGAGGGGCTGGCGTGCGCGCTGCTGCGGCGCACCACCCAGCGGGCCACCTTCGACGGCATGTTCGACCTGTGGTTCCCGGCGGCGCTGGGCGAGCGCGTCGGGGCCGTCGACGTCGAACTGCCGGTCAAACCGGATGGTTCCGTGGACATTCTGGAACTGCGGAAGATGCTGGCGGAGTTGCTGATCCAGGATCCGTCCGGTGAGCAGGCGCAGCAGTTGCAGGCGCTGGCCGCGCAGATGGTCGAGCAGATGGGGCAGTATCAGGCGGCGGGCGGGCCGTCGTTCTCGGCGTATCAGACGCTCAAGGATCTGCAGCCCGAACTGCTGGTGAGCAAGATTCTCGCCGGGCTCGCGCAGGGCATGGACAACTCCGACTTCGATCCGGCCGGCTTCGACGCGGAGGTGGCGCGCCGCACCGCGCGCCAGCGCATCAAGGATTTTCGCGGCACCGTGGAGGCCGAGACCCGCCGCCGCGTCGCCGAGCGCATCGGCCGCGACCGGGTCGCCACCTACGGTGTCGCCCGGCAGGCCGAGGACGCCGACTTCCTGCGCATCTCCCAGACCGAGCTGGACGAATTGCGCCGCAGCAGTCAGCGTTTGGCGCGGGTGCTGGCCTCCAGGCTGGCCGCGCGCCGCCGCCGGTCGCGGCGCGGCGAGATCGATCTGCGCAAGACCATCCGCAAATCCATGTCCACCGGCGGCGTCCCGGTCAACCTGGTCACCCGCAAACCGCGACCCGGCCGGCCGGATCTGGTGCTGCTGTGCGATATCTCGGGCTCGGTCGCGGGTTTCTCCAGCTTCACCATGCTGCTGGTCAACGCCCTGCGCGAACAGTTCTCCCGAGTCCGCATCTTCGCGTTCGTGGATCAGACCGACGAGGTCACGCAGCTGTTCGACTCGAAGACGCCGCTGGATCAGCTGACCCGGCGCATCTTCACCGAGTCCAAGGTGGTCGGCATCGAGGGCCACTCCGACTACGGCTCGGCGCTGGAAGGTCTCGCGGAGAAGTTCCCCGACGCCGTCACCAGCCGCACCTCCCTGCTGATCCTCGGCGACGCCCGCACCAACTACCGCGACCCGGCATTGGACACGCTCCGGCAGCTGGTCGACACCGCCAAGCACGCCTACTGGCTCAACCCCGAGGCCGAGAAGATGTGGGGTACCGGCGATTCGGCCGCCGACCGCTACGCCGACATCATCGAGATGCACGAATGCCGTTCCGCCCGCCAGCTCACCGCCGTCGTCGGCCGCCTACTGCCCATCTAG
- a CDS encoding secondary thiamine-phosphate synthase enzyme YjbQ yields the protein MESTLIDVKTGRSEVVHDLTPQCADFLRETARGGDGLLHVFVPHATAGVALIELGAGSDDDLLAALRDLLPADDRWRHAHGSRGHGRSHVMPALIAPYATVPVLGGEMALGTWQSIAMVDLNVDNPVRQVRLSFLAG from the coding sequence ATGGAGAGCACGCTGATCGACGTGAAGACCGGGCGAAGCGAAGTCGTGCACGACCTCACCCCGCAGTGCGCGGACTTCCTGCGGGAGACGGCACGCGGCGGGGACGGGCTGCTGCATGTGTTCGTACCCCACGCGACCGCTGGTGTCGCCCTCATCGAACTCGGCGCGGGCAGCGACGACGATCTGCTGGCGGCCCTGCGCGACCTGCTGCCCGCCGATGACCGGTGGCGGCACGCGCACGGTTCGCGCGGTCACGGCCGCTCGCATGTGATGCCCGCGCTGATCGCGCCGTACGCGACCGTGCCGGTGCTGGGCGGCGAAATGGCCTTGGGCACCTGGCAATCGATCGCGATGGTCGATCTCAATGTGGACAACCCGGTGCGGCAGGTGCGGCTGTCGTTCCTGGCCGGTTGA
- a CDS encoding LLM class flavin-dependent oxidoreductase, with protein MDLRFGIQLAPTASELAEVRDLAKVADREGLDLLGIQDHPYAGGLADTFAVIATVLAETERLRVFPDVASLPLRGPAMVGKQAATLDLLSGGRFELALGAGAFWPAISAMGGPTRTNPEALRALEEATAIIRAMWQPGTKATVEGAQYSVTGVQAGPAPAHPVGIWFGSVGPKANVLTGRIADGWAAPIPHYLPYEKWQAAQEIISSAAIDAGRKPTDIMRMAQLVGTVTDSPGPVTLRGEERIRTDAAGWARILADLATDTGFDTFVLWPESQDETQLRRWIGDVVPATRALLA; from the coding sequence GTGGATCTACGATTCGGAATTCAGTTGGCGCCGACGGCGAGTGAGTTGGCGGAGGTGCGGGACCTGGCCAAGGTGGCGGATCGGGAGGGCTTGGATCTGCTTGGGATTCAGGATCATCCGTATGCGGGCGGGCTGGCGGATACGTTCGCGGTGATCGCCACCGTGTTGGCGGAGACCGAGCGGCTGCGGGTGTTTCCGGATGTGGCGAGCTTGCCGTTGCGCGGACCGGCCATGGTGGGAAAGCAGGCGGCGACGCTGGATCTGCTGAGCGGCGGGCGATTCGAGCTCGCGTTGGGGGCGGGGGCCTTCTGGCCCGCGATCAGTGCCATGGGCGGGCCGACGCGCACCAATCCCGAAGCGTTGCGGGCGCTGGAGGAGGCCACAGCGATCATCCGGGCAATGTGGCAGCCGGGGACCAAGGCGACAGTCGAAGGCGCGCAATACAGCGTGACGGGCGTGCAGGCGGGGCCCGCGCCCGCGCATCCGGTCGGGATCTGGTTCGGCAGCGTCGGGCCGAAGGCCAATGTGCTCACCGGGCGCATCGCCGACGGCTGGGCCGCGCCGATCCCGCACTACCTGCCGTACGAGAAATGGCAGGCGGCACAGGAGATCATCTCGTCCGCCGCCATCGACGCGGGCCGCAAGCCGACCGACATCATGCGCATGGCGCAGCTCGTCGGGACGGTCACCGACTCGCCGGGCCCGGTCACCCTGCGCGGTGAGGAGCGCATCCGCACCGATGCGGCCGGCTGGGCTCGCATTCTGGCCGACCTGGCCACGGACACCGGCTTCGATACCTTCGTCCTCTGGCCCGAATCCCAGGACGAAACCCAGCTCCGCCGCTGGATCGGCGACGTCGTCCCCGCCACCCGCGCGCTGCTCGCCTGA
- a CDS encoding MmcQ/YjbR family DNA-binding protein produces MDVLAYCLAKPGAWEDEPWEGDVVAKVGDKIFAFIGNGESVGLKCGRDRAEADELVHVYPGDVSASAYIGRFGWNRVRVGGKVPDEELRELIDISYDAIVSKLPKSRRPSA; encoded by the coding sequence GTGGACGTGCTCGCCTACTGCCTCGCCAAACCCGGTGCGTGGGAAGACGAACCGTGGGAGGGCGATGTGGTCGCCAAGGTCGGCGACAAGATCTTCGCCTTCATCGGCAACGGCGAATCCGTCGGCCTCAAATGCGGTCGCGACCGCGCCGAGGCCGACGAACTCGTCCACGTCTATCCCGGCGACGTGTCCGCCTCCGCCTATATCGGCCGCTTCGGCTGGAACCGGGTGCGGGTGGGCGGCAAGGTGCCCGACGAGGAACTTCGCGAACTCATCGACATTTCCTATGACGCCATCGTCAGCAAGCTGCCGAAATCGCGGCGGCCGTCCGCCTGA
- a CDS encoding AAA family ATPase, with product MAPTTAPNQEPIFASVDDVIERLAGTGYLADKATATSVFLADRLGKPLLIEGPAGVGKTELSKAVAQVAGAELVRLQCYEGVDEARALYEWNHAKQILRIQASSENDWAETKADVFTEEFLLERPLLTAIRRDAPTVLLIDETDKADVEIEGLLLEVLSDFSVTVPELGTIAATRKPFVVLTSNATRELSEALKRRCLYLHIDFPDEDLERRILASRVPELKPAVAAQLVRIVHVLRGMQLKKLPSVAESIDWARTLLALGAKDLDDKTVRATLGVVLKHQADHVRAQSELKLA from the coding sequence GTGGCTCCGACCACCGCACCCAACCAGGAGCCGATCTTCGCGTCGGTCGACGATGTGATCGAGCGGCTGGCCGGCACCGGCTACCTCGCCGACAAGGCCACCGCCACCTCGGTTTTCCTCGCCGACCGGCTCGGCAAACCGCTGCTCATCGAGGGCCCGGCCGGTGTCGGCAAGACCGAACTGTCCAAGGCGGTCGCGCAGGTCGCGGGTGCGGAACTGGTGCGGTTGCAGTGCTACGAGGGCGTGGACGAGGCGCGTGCGCTCTACGAGTGGAATCACGCCAAGCAGATCCTGCGCATTCAGGCCTCCTCGGAAAACGATTGGGCCGAAACCAAAGCCGACGTCTTCACCGAGGAATTTCTGCTGGAACGCCCGCTGCTGACCGCCATCCGGCGCGACGCGCCGACCGTGCTGCTCATCGACGAGACCGACAAGGCCGACGTCGAGATCGAGGGCCTGCTGCTGGAGGTGCTCAGCGACTTCTCGGTCACCGTGCCGGAATTGGGGACGATCGCCGCGACGCGCAAGCCGTTCGTGGTGCTGACCTCCAACGCCACCCGCGAACTGTCGGAGGCGTTGAAACGGCGCTGCCTGTACCTGCACATCGACTTCCCGGACGAGGACCTCGAGCGCCGCATCCTGGCCAGCCGGGTGCCCGAACTCAAGCCCGCGGTGGCGGCCCAGCTGGTGCGGATCGTGCACGTGCTGCGCGGTATGCAGCTCAAGAAGCTGCCGTCGGTGGCGGAATCCATCGACTGGGCGCGCACGCTGCTGGCGTTGGGCGCCAAGGATCTCGACGACAAGACGGTGCGGGCGACGCTCGGGGTGGTGCTCAAACATCAAGCCGATCACGTGCGCGCGCAGTCCGAGCTGAAGCTGGCCTGA
- a CDS encoding ribokinase, whose protein sequence is MARIVVVGSINMDLVTTVGRRPAAGETVSGESFALVPGGKGSNQAIAARRAGGEVEFVGAVGNDVFAGALRDVLREAGVGVERLRGVAGASGVAAIVVDESGENTIIVVAGANGRMTELAPADLETIAGADVLMCQLEIPVPTVLAAARHARANGTVVMLNPSPVQELPAEVWAEIDVAVVNEGEAEQLASALADVPHVITTLGGKGASYRGPDGETLTQPGVPVEVVDTTGAGDTFTGALAAHWDEGPERALVWACTAGALATTKLGASASIPELAEIRGALPR, encoded by the coding sequence ATGGCGCGGATTGTGGTGGTGGGCAGCATCAATATGGATCTGGTGACGACCGTCGGGCGGCGACCGGCGGCGGGGGAGACGGTGAGCGGGGAGTCGTTCGCCCTGGTGCCCGGGGGCAAGGGGTCCAATCAGGCGATCGCGGCGCGGCGGGCGGGGGGTGAGGTGGAGTTCGTGGGGGCCGTGGGCAACGACGTGTTCGCGGGCGCCCTGCGAGACGTGTTGCGCGAGGCCGGAGTCGGGGTGGAGCGGTTGCGCGGCGTGGCGGGCGCCAGCGGGGTGGCGGCGATCGTGGTGGACGAGAGCGGCGAGAACACGATCATCGTGGTGGCGGGCGCCAACGGGCGCATGACGGAGTTGGCGCCGGCGGATCTGGAGACGATCGCGGGCGCGGATGTGCTCATGTGCCAGCTGGAGATTCCGGTGCCGACGGTGCTGGCGGCGGCTCGGCACGCCCGGGCGAACGGGACCGTCGTGATGTTGAATCCGTCTCCGGTGCAAGAGCTTCCGGCGGAGGTGTGGGCCGAGATCGACGTCGCGGTCGTCAACGAGGGCGAAGCCGAGCAGCTCGCGTCCGCGCTGGCCGATGTCCCGCACGTGATCACCACCCTGGGCGGCAAGGGCGCGTCCTATCGTGGTCCGGACGGCGAAACGCTCACCCAGCCCGGCGTGCCCGTCGAGGTCGTCGACACCACCGGCGCGGGTGACACCTTCACCGGCGCCCTCGCGGCGCACTGGGACGAGGGGCCCGAGCGCGCGCTGGTGTGGGCCTGCACGGCCGGAGCGCTGGCGACCACCAAACTCGGTGCCAGCGCCTCGATTCCGGAGCTGGCGGAGATTCGAGGCGCGCTGCCGCGCTGA